Below is a window of Moorella thermoacetica DNA.
ATATTACTCCTCCTAATAAAACAACCGCAGTAGGGAAACCTCCCTCCTGCGGCCGCAAGTTGCTTGCCAGATCAGGCCTTAATCTTCCCGGCCCGGGCGGCAGATATATACTCCAGGCAGTATTCATCCTGGCCGTACAGGGCGGTGGCGGCCCGCAACAGGCCCATTAATGGCATATCCAGGGGATCAAGGATAAAGGAATCCATACCTTTAGTGAGGCACATAACCATAAAGGCCCGGTTCAGCAGTCGCCTTTCCGGCAGGCCATAGGAAACGTTGGAAAGGCCGCAGATGGTGTGAACCCCGGGGTATTTTTGCCGCAGGGCGGCAACCGATTCCAGAGCCTCCACGCCGTACTGGCTGTTAACTCCCAGGGGTTTAATCAGGGGATCAAGGTAGATATCGTCTTCCGGTATGCCGGCCTCTACCAGCCCGGGTACCAGCTTACCAGCAACGCGAAGGCGGTCCTCTACCGAATCCGGCATGCCGCCGTCATCCATGCAAAGGGCGATAACCTTAGCCTTATATTTCTGCACTAAAGGCAAAACTTCCTCCCAGCGCTGCTTCTCGGCGGTGATGGAGTTTACCATTGCCTGGCCCTTATGGGCTGCCAGGCCGGCAGCCAGGGCCTCGGCGCTGGGGCTATCAATACACAGGGGAACATCAACGACTTCCTGGACGATATTCACGAGCCAGGTCATTACCTTATTTTCTTCGCCGATGCTTGTCCCGCAGTTAACATCGATAATATCGGCTCCGGCCTCGGCCTGCTTCCTGGCCAGTTCCTGGATATAATCCTTATCCCGGTTAGCAATAGCCTGGGCAATGGCTTTGCGGCTGGAGTTAATTAACTCTCCGACAACGAGCATCACTTGGCCTCCCTTATATTTTACGAAGCGAGGAGTTGTGCGGCCAGGTCAACGGCCGACGCAGCATCGGGAGCGTAACCGTCGGCTCCGATTTCATCGGCAAACTTCTGGGTTACCGGGGCGCCGCCGACCATAATCTTGATCTTATCCCTGTAAGCAGCCAGACCTTCGACAGTCTTCTTCATCTGCATCATGGTGGATGTCAGCAGGGCGGAAATGCCTACCAGCTGGGGTTTGTGCTCTTCCACCGCCTGGACGAATTTCTCTACCGGCACGTCAATACCTAGGTCGATAACCTTGTAGCCCGCGCCTTCCATCATCATGATGACCAGGTTCTTGCCGATATCGTGAAGGTCACCCTTGACCGTACCGATAACGAAGGTGCCTTTTTCCTTAATGTCGCCGCCGGCCAGGAGGGGCTTGACCACATCCATGCCAGCGTGCATGGCCCGGGCCGCTACCAGGACCTCCGGAACATAGACTTCATTATTCTTAAATTTGACACCAATAATGTTCATGGCTGCAATCAGGCCGTCGTTAATGATCGTCGTGGGCTCAATGCCTTCATCTAGGGCTTTTTGGGCCAGTTCCCGCACTTTGTTGGCGTTACCAGCCATCAAGGCTTCTTTCATTTCCTCCAGGACAGCCATCTGTCATTCCTCCTTAAATATTAAAGTTGGTTCATTTTTAAGTTTATTTTAAGATAAATTGAACGGCAAGGTTAAATTCTTGCCAAAGGTTTATTTTCTTGCCCTTTGGGGATGCCGGCGCCGTCTGGTGGGACGGGGGAATAATTAAACCAATCAAGCGTTAGTCGGTCATAAGGCTAGGGCTCTTAGCTGCCGCCAGCCGGCACTGCGACCCATAAAAATAACCCCGTAAGCGGGGTCTATCATTGAATCGGCTAATGACACTCGCACCTAATGCCGCACCGTTAAGAGCTTAGAAGTGTTAGAAGAGCAGCGAACAAATACTCTGGATTGCAGCCTCTTATCTGGAGGCAGAAAAGAGTTTTCATCGGATTAACGGCTATCGCGAACTGCCCCTATACTGAAAGAGGCGATGGGCAAGAAGTTGTTTCCAGAATCTTCCATTAGGAGCTATCACGGATTTATGCGGAATGTGGGTTTAAAGTACAATTCTAGTACCGGATTTTCCTTCAAGGGCAGCTACTAATTCTGTTGGTGAGGTAATGATTCCTTCCTTACCGCCATTCTTAAGGTACCTTAGCAGGGCCGTAATCTTTGGACCCATGTTCCCTGGTGGAAAATGCCCTGCAGCCATGTAGGCTTCGGCTTCGGCTATTGTTAACCTATCCAGTTCTTTCTGGTCGGGCCTGCCAAAATTTATAGCCACTTTATTTACTCCTGTAGATATTACAAGAACGTCTGCTTTAATCTCATTAGCTAACAAGGCGGAGGCATTATCTTTGTCAACAACAGCAGCAACTCCTTTCAGGTTGCCATCATGTTCTACTACAGGGATACCGCCACCTCCTGTACAAATGACAATATATCCATCCTCAATCAAATCTTTAATAGCTCTGATTTCAACAATGGCTTTGGGTTCGGGGGAGGGTACTACCCGCCGCCAGCCTCTGCCAGCGTCCTCCACTACCACCCAACCGTCTTCCTCAACATGCCGTTGAGCTTCTTCCCTGGTCATAAAACTGCCGATGGGTTTAGTGGGGTTCTGAAAAGCCTCATCGTTTTGATCAACTACTACTTGAGTCACAATGGTAATGGCCTGCCTTTTGATCCCTCTGCGGCGAAATTCATTCATTAATGACTGCTGGATCATATAACCTATTGCTCCCTGGGTATCGGCCACCGCAAACTCCAAAGGTATCAAGGGAAGTTCCCCACACGCCAATTCCGCACGGCGAATTAAAAAGCCCACTTGTGGTCCGTTGCCATGAGTAATTACTACATTCCAGCCCTTTTCTACCATATCTGCAATATTACGGCAGGTTTCCCTCATCGTTGCTAGTTGGTCATACAAACTAATGAGCTTTTTGTTTTTAATCAACGAATTACCACCTATAGCTATTACTGCCAGTCTTTCCATATCTAATCCACTCTCCTGTTAAATTTTGTTTTTTTATTTTATTAACTATTTACTCAATAATAAGATGTTGGCTCTTCACTATATCATTTGTGTAGCTCCAAATATATTCCAATAGCCGAAACCTGAAATTAGCCTCTTCCTGCCTATTACCAAGCAAGGTTAACAGGGCATTCTTCATGTCAAGGTTCTGCGCTTTGCTCCGATTAAAGGCCGCAATTAGAGTTATAAAATCAAGTGTTTACCCACACGAAATAGCGAGGATCTCTTTATTCTTCTTTCTGTCTGAGTGGCAATAGCTGATTAAGTATAATGGCCGTTATCCCCCCTACCGCAACACCGGATCCCAGGATAACTGTAAGGTAAGATGGTAAATGCTCTAGTGCACCTTCTGGATGCAACCCAAAACCCATCCCCAGGGCAACTGAGATAGCAAAAATGAAAATCTCCCGTTCCCCAAAAACTTTTGCTTCGCGGAACTGTAAAATACCTGATCCTGCAATTGCGCCAAACATTACCAGGGCAGCACCACCAAGTACTGGCGCGGGCATACTTGCAATCAGAGCCGCAAATTTTGGTACGAGGCCCATAAGCAATAATATAATGCCA
It encodes the following:
- a CDS encoding methyltetrahydrofolate cobalamin methyltransferase; its protein translation is MLVVGELINSSRKAIAQAIANRDKDYIQELARKQAEAGADIIDVNCGTSIGEENKVMTWLVNIVQEVVDVPLCIDSPSAEALAAGLAAHKGQAMVNSITAEKQRWEEVLPLVQKYKAKVIALCMDDGGMPDSVEDRLRVAGKLVPGLVEAGIPEDDIYLDPLIKPLGVNSQYGVEALESVAALRQKYPGVHTICGLSNVSYGLPERRLLNRAFMVMCLTKGMDSFILDPLDMPLMGLLRAATALYGQDEYCLEYISAARAGKIKA
- a CDS encoding corrinoid protein; protein product: MAVLEEMKEALMAGNANKVRELAQKALDEGIEPTTIINDGLIAAMNIIGVKFKNNEVYVPEVLVAARAMHAGMDVVKPLLAGGDIKEKGTFVIGTVKGDLHDIGKNLVIMMMEGAGYKVIDLGIDVPVEKFVQAVEEHKPQLVGISALLTSTMMQMKKTVEGLAAYRDKIKIMVGGAPVTQKFADEIGADGYAPDAASAVDLAAQLLAS
- the arcC gene encoding carbamate kinase, whose protein sequence is MERLAVIAIGGNSLIKNKKLISLYDQLATMRETCRNIADMVEKGWNVVITHGNGPQVGFLIRRAELACGELPLIPLEFAVADTQGAIGYMIQQSLMNEFRRRGIKRQAITIVTQVVVDQNDEAFQNPTKPIGSFMTREEAQRHVEEDGWVVVEDAGRGWRRVVPSPEPKAIVEIRAIKDLIEDGYIVICTGGGGIPVVEHDGNLKGVAAVVDKDNASALLANEIKADVLVISTGVNKVAINFGRPDQKELDRLTIAEAEAYMAAGHFPPGNMGPKITALLRYLKNGGKEGIITSPTELVAALEGKSGTRIVL